In Lolium rigidum isolate FL_2022 chromosome 3, APGP_CSIRO_Lrig_0.1, whole genome shotgun sequence, the genomic window TTACAAACTCGAAAATAGGGGAGATAATGACATCATAGCCTTCTGCCCTATAGTCAAAACAATGTTCCACCGGTTAGATCCGGGGCATCACCAAGTCACCCGGGAGGCCGGGAGCGCATATTCAGTCTAGCAGACCTTCAGCACACATCACATATACACACACAAGAACCTTAACTTTCGTCGTATCCCCCAACTAATCGTCAGGGAAGAGATCTGCATAATTCCCGCTAGATCGTCGGTGCCGTCACGATGCCAAACAACAACTTCGCTCTACGTGCGTCCATCAACACGCGTCCGACGATGAGACTCCGTTGTGCCACGGCAATGAGACTCCACTGTACCACGTCGCCAAAGACCCACCGTCCTGGACGTGGAAGAATCCACGCCACTCATCTGATGGTATTCCGGAAAAGGGTCATCAAAATCCTCATTGACTTTGTCCCTTTTTAGAACAAGAAAATTCGCTCCTCTCCACACCGGCCAAAACATATACTCATACTCTATTTAAGAATGCTTGGCAACCAATTGGTTCCCGCCAAACGATATACTCCGTACATTGTATCGAATTTATTGGTTCTCCAGTCAACTAAAAATTAGACACATCTATGTTGTATTCCCTTCGTTTTAAATTAGGTGCCATAGGTTTGGTCAGATTTTGTctcgatatgtacacaacttttaaTGTATAGGTTTGCGTATTGTAAGAAAGATAAATGCGTCTACTAATTTAGAACGAGGGCCACTTGACAACAATCGAGGTATGAGCTGTAGGAAGTGCCTACCACTAATTTAGCCCGACGATGCAGATAAAGCGTGTACGTGGGCTGTTTTCCGCGAAATATAAATGGACGTGTTAGCACGCTCTTCTATAACTGATCTAAGACAAGTCACTTCTGTGAATACTGTACTGAATATTGATACGTTTTCCTCGCACGTACAGGTGTCCGGGTTTGAACTTGTGACAACTGTTtgggatagatcctggaggaaagtCCTGTTTTGCGAACAATCCTGCCAAGGTATCTTATCGCACAAGCCAGAAGGGGATGAACATCATCTTAGCGTCGACCATATTGATAGAATAAGAATCCGAGAGGAGATTTTTGACTGCATCAATCAATACATCATTTAGAATTTAGAACAGGGTATGTTAGTCAGAGAACAAAGGAATTTGTCCTAATTATTTACAAGTGCAACTGAATACGTGATCCAGAATTCCAGATGGTCCAAGAAAGAATGGACCAATCTACAGCGAAATTCGACTAGCTAGCCAAAACGGTAATCAGCAAAATCCTCAAACGCAGCGTCAAAAGGTCGAACAAACGATGCTACTGCATTCTAAAGACAGATCCAGCTAGACGAACAGCTCGAGCAAGACGGGCGTCTTGTCGGTAGCGTGCCCCGAGACCTGCTGATCCTGCAGCGCGACGACCCACTGATCAACGCCGCCTCTGAGCTCCACCTCCTCGCGGTGCCTCCTCATGTGGCCGCCGAGCGCCTGGCCCGTCTCGAAGCCGAGCCCGCAGAGGTGGCACTCGTGCGACTGCTTGTCCTCTCGCCGCTTCTGCTCCCTGATTGCTTTCGCGACGCCAACGCCGAGCTCTAGACCGTGGTGGCGGCCGCGGAGGTGGCTGGTCCGGTGCCCGCCCAGCGCCTGGAATGACGCGAATGCCCGGCCGCACGTCTTGCACACGAACTCTCCTTCTCCCGACGTGGCCACCGGTCTCCCCCGCCGCGCCCTCTTCTTCTGCGTCACCGCCCCGGCCGAGTCccccgatgtcgtggtcgacgtcgtcgaTTCCGTGCTTAGCGACAGCGCCAGCGACACGGGCTCCTCCTCTCTCGCGCGCTTCATCCCCACTCCCATGGACGATTTGCTTGTCTTGGCTATGTGCTTGATTGGTCGGCGTCTGTTTCTTTGTGTGTTCCTGCTTGTGTTGGAGAAGCGAGCTACAATGAATGATTCGATGGGTTGGCAGGGAGGCCGGCGGCGCACTTATATGGCGGGTGTcgtgagtggcgctgcgagggaGCTAACGTGGGTGCAAAGTCGGCGGGGGCGGGCCGACTGCTTGTCGCGTGTGTGGACCAATCAGAGGAGGGCAACGCGACGTAACTGATGGGATCGTCGACGCGAGCCGAACGTGTGGTGCGGAGTGGCGTCACCTGGCACGGCACACAAGACGCGTGGCGTTAATTACTAACCAGTGTCAAGCCTCTGGAGTTTGGACTTTGAACTGGGCGTATACGGCTGCGCGGCGCCGTTGCATAGTAAGCGTGATCTGTTTCGTGTTTCAAGATCAGAAGTGTCGCGAGTATCGGAAATGATCATTATTCATATCCAGCGGGATCATTCAGACAGGCTGGTAGAGCATGCGGTGACCGTCGAGTCCGGGAACACCGATGTGCGGGAACTTTCTGGTGTTTGGTGAAAGGATATTTTTGGTATGCCAGGATATTTCAACTTTATGCGTGATTTGCCAGGTAGGAGTGTATAAAGGTTAGCTTAGGCGAAGCGTGATGCAATATGGAGTGATGGTGACTTACTTACGGTCGATACTATCACCTACTATATGCTAGTAGATACGTTTTTAGGAGTATTATAAGTGAGATAGAAAATTGGAAAGGAATATGATTAAATTTCCTTTTGAGATTACCAAGATGAACACTCACAACCATCTGACCTGCGTGCACAAACATATATATGGGTCCAAATAAAAAACGCTTTGACCTAGAAAAGATGTCACTCGGATAAATCTAATATTTAATCTATGTATATTTCAAGTTTACCTCTGGACTTGCACATATCTAATGGTGCTTGACACTAATGCTCGATCCAAGATGAGTTCCTAGGCTGGGCGTGGCATGCCATATGAACGATTCCGGCACGTTTTACAAAAGAAAAAATAGAGTTTGAATTGCAATATTGTTTTTACGATACGTTGTGCATTACGATAGACTATGGTTTGAGACTTAGATTTATGAAAACTTCTAATGATACGGCAGCACGACGCACGCATGAGACGGCAATAGTGCTTGTATAATACTGCAAAAGTATTTGTTAGCACTATCAATGATGAATTCACTTATAAAAAAAATGTAAGTTAAGCATTAATACATATTTGAACTCGATTGCATATTTcattggattatcatatataaggaGTGCATCATAGATCATAGAATTTACTTAAGTCTAGAGGACCACATTTTTGGAGTGAGCAAAACTAAGAAGAGATGGTAAAGTAACATGATCCCGGTGGGTAGCAGAGATGCTTAAGTAGCATGGTATGATGGCTGCCTAGGTGGTATTGATGTTCCCATGTCTTTCGATAATATGTGCTAGGTGTTGTAGTTTTGATCTTCGCAAAGGATGATGAGCTCCTTGTTTGACGCCTTCTTCTATAGTAATATGATAACTAATAAGTACTTCTGATAATAGTTATACTTTTAGATGGGTCCAGTTACATATGAAATACGCGTGCAAGATCGCTCAAAAAGCTTTCCTTAACTCACATAAAACATCTCATTGATCGTATAAAAACAATGATCTCGATTTATTTGTGCTCACATGCCATTGCCTTTTATGGTCTACAAACAATTAGTAGTTAAACTTGCAAAACACCGAACACGTACAGGGCAGGACAAGAGGCGATCGTTAGAAAATCCATCTAGGGTTTCctcccgctcgccggcgacgctaCCGGTTCGCTCCCCCTCTTGTGGCCTTAGGGCCTGGGCGGCGTGGCAGATCGCGGCCTCTCATCAGCGGAAAGGTATCAGTTTGTTTCCAGTGTCTTCTTCAGGATGGTGCGGCGACGactacatcctgaagtcagaataatgtCCATCTCGCTCTATCCTCGCACCGGTGGTGCGTCTAGCACTGGCAAAGGGCGCGAGGAGTTGTGCGTCCGGCGGATCTCCCGGTATCCGGTTGTTTttcgtgtttgttggtgtggtttcaggccagtctcttccgatctacggttctcatcattggcgatggttgatgCTCTAGTGCGCTGGTCCTctggggccttagcacgacgacttcccttctatctactacaacaagctctactacgacaagctttccctccggtgatggaggggcgaggatggCAGCGTGCCTTCGGCTCACGCTAGTGTCTATAGTTGTCGCTACGTGGTCTAATGACctctttgtaatttttattactttcatGCCTCTTTGCACTGATGTTGATGATTATTAGTAGTCGGGTGGaatttttgcaatttttttttggtaGTTCAGATAAAAAAAAAACACCTTGCATGCAAGAAAAATAGAGAAATCCTACGCAGTACCACACCCATACGTAATATGTAACTGGTGTGTGCTACTGAAGTGACACTTGATCACCGTTGACAATAATAATCACTTGTGCGCTCGTGCAAAAGAATCGTCACAAATTTCACATGTATTAGAAAAAAGATAGGTAGTCAAGATAATGAAGATACTTACTTATAGGCTGTTGCAAGTATGGTCAGCTGGCTTTTTGAAGGATGCCCAGCTCCTACCAGACTGAATCCAACAGGATTAAAAAAATCAGTGCGAGCCTGCAAAGTGATGGTGGTCTGCATTGTGGCTGTGAGGGTTGGCTCGACTTGACAAGAAAAAGTTTCTATTTCTCTATTTGGGGTGGGCCGTGGACATCAAATGACTGGACGGCTTTGTTTGTCCGTTTGGATCAGTTTAGCCCAACGGCTTGACATTCTTTTTTTGAAATAATATACTAATTGATAGAAAACCAAATACAAAGTGTGATAAAAAGAAAAATAGCTAATAATTAAAATCCTATCCTAACTAGGGTTGccgctgaaaggacacggatgtcgcctgaaggggggggggtgaataggtggtttcaaacttttacgagatgtgcttaacaaatgcggaataaaactagcgtttactttgtcaagcccaaagcctatatactatgtttCACTTATgtacaccaacaacttatgctaagcaatataagtaACTAGGTGATagtcagaaactcaattcggctcccaggtgcgtatgatccctctaccataaaaacatatttctaaatgttaaaaaaatttgtcaaaaaaatttacatgtacatctccataatatatgtgtattcgtcaagtttcacgaaaaaataatattttttgtagtctaagcgaaaaagagaaaatttatcttgtgacaagtctttgtttcagcaccaaattttgtcttttttacacacgccacatgacatgtcgatttttcatgaaacgactttgtgagcgcatagcacatgaagatgtacgtgcgaattttttgtttcaattttttgacattttaaaatatgtctcacatgtatttcaaaataaagggagcatacgctcccatgtgccaaaacatcactcccggtGATAgtcagatatataacttcaagcacgatggctatcagaaATAAAagagcataagtaaagagctcgggtacagagataaccgaggcacgcgggagacgatgatttatcccgaagttcacactcttgcgagtgctaatctccgttggagaggtgcggtggcttagtgctcccgaacgccacaagaggcctcaccttgaggtgtggttgatcgatgcacaccaacgccacaaaggcatcaccccaagatgcggtagtcacaccacacaccgagcatcacaaaggcgcctcaccttattctccggtgaccctcgtcacaaaagcctaggtcacggttccactaagggatttcattCGAGGtgaaaaccgggccttacacaaaggttggggcacacatccataagttaattggaggctcccaacaaatcgccacaaaggtctagaatccgtctagagTTCCAAGAACCCAAAAGTAACAACCTTCTAGCTTTCACCACcatgaatcaccgtggagaactcaaaccgatgcaccaaatgcaatggcaagaacatcacaaagatgctcaagtccctctctgtcaaattccaacaaaactacaaaagctattggggaaataagagaggaagaacaaaataagaggaggaacaccaaatttttcCAAGATctggatctagtggattcccctcacaaagagagggatttgattggtcaagatgtagatctagatctcctctctcttttctctcaaataggtgcaagaatcatggagggattagagggagaggaagcttctcaagggaaacaatggagtagagagagtggaagaagcaatcagcccaaggaggaagaaggggggtcttatataccccctcctaGTGGAATATGACCGTTTGGAGTCCCAGACCGGAATTTCCGCCCCGCGGGCttcgaaaaacggctaaggacttgagggaaCTGCTCGCAGTAAGGggcccggacatttggccggaaatTTTGTAATCCGGGCCGGaatttcccccccccccccccaaaaaaaaactgCAGAAACATCAAAAcgagattttgatgatcttgtgctcgtttcgaagctagtaaaaagctctacaagatcatgcagggaaccatcatagtctagcaaggtaggatagaaacaaatgatgaaagttttgacctatctaaaaaagacattccggtaaaacctccaaccttgaaattGCAACAAGTTGTCCGTGCAAAAaaacattcttgatgaactagagcttgtcatgagaataagcacaagctctaaaacatcacatagaTAAGATCGAAATAACAactaagaaagatgatgcaaggatgcaaaggtttgagctctccgaaggaaacgatcgagttactcactcgagagccctcttgatagtacgacaactaaactataaaccggtctccaactatacCACGAGACCAGTAAAAAaggaaccctatcaagagcaaaccttaaccttgtgcgttcctcttgagctcgatgatgacgatcttgacctcaacaagatggaacgcctttcttgattgtgcttgcttgacgaagtcttatggattgctcccccatattcCACCATGGGAGAACTTATTCTTTGGCGCATCtttacatatccatgatcaccatatggatggaaagcttcaagcaaatgatctcttcgagatggctcatcttgaacttgcacatcatttctttattcttcatcatgttgatgtcttgaa contains:
- the LOC124701039 gene encoding zinc finger protein ZAT5-like → MGVGMKRAREEEPVSLALSLSTESTTSTTTSGDSAGAVTQKKRARRGRPVATSGEGEFVCKTCGRAFASFQALGGHRTSHLRGRHHGLELGVGVAKAIREQKRREDKQSHECHLCGLGFETGQALGGHMRRHREEVELRGGVDQWVVALQDQQVSGHATDKTPVLLELFV